ATCTATGATTGCATTGCAGGGACATAGCAATGGAGTACGTAGAGCCTGTTGTTGGCATTGCAATTTGTCTCGGCACTCCTGTTTGTAAATATTTGCAATATCACAGAAAGCTGAACGACTATGTGAGAAACTTCAAGAGGATCAGAGATGAGTTGAATTGCAAAATGGAAGATATAGAGCTGCAATTGAAAGCAGAGCTTCTTCGGCCTCTGGGGAAGATACCAAAGAAGGGAGTTGAAAATTGGTTGAAAGATGTGAAAGAGATGATTCGGGAAGCACTACTTGTTGAAAACAAAGTCAGTAACGGGAGATATCTCTGTCGTGCTTGCAACGGGAAGCTGGTTGATGTAAAGACTCGAgaaatgaaggaatttcttgataaagCTCCTAAAGCCTCTGAAGGTCTTGCCATGGATGGTCCAAGTGGTGGGTTGCCGCTGCCAACATCAGAACTAGTTGGAGAGGAAGCTGTCAGAAATGAGATTTGGGCATGTTTGATGCAGGAGGAGGTGAGCAAGATTGGAGTTTGGGGGATGGGCGGTGTGGGTAAAACCACTATCATGAAGCACATCCACAATGATCTTTTGAAAGAACAAAGATTCGAAAGGGTAATCTGGGTTACCATATCAAAGGAGTTCAATGTAATGAAGGTACAAGATAATATTGCAAGTGCGTTGAAGGCGAAGGAATACTTAGACAAAGAAGAGGACAAGGTCAGACGAGCAGCAATCTTGTCAGAAATGCTGAAGAACGCAGGAAAGCATGTTCTAATCCTAGATGATGTGTGGGATAAAGTCTCTCTAGAGGAAGTTGGGATCCCCAAGGCAAGTGGCGGCAATGGCTGCAAGTTGGTGTTGACAACTCGTTCGGAGCATGTCTGTAAGTATACGGGTTGTAAGGTGATAAAAGTGAGGCCCCTTTCAGAAGAAGAGGCATTGATACTATTCTTGAGTAAAGTTGGACCTAACATAGTTCAATGTCCAACTATAATGCCAACTCTGAAGCTTGTTGTCAAGGAATGTGCGGGTCTACCTCTTACAATTGTCATGGTAGCTGGTACCATGAAAGGAGAATATAACCCTCGTATTTGGAAAAATGCACTCAAAGATTTGAAAGAGAGAATAGGGAAAGTGGAAGGAGTAGAAGCTGAGGTAATCGAGCGCTTGAAATTCAGTTTCGATCACTTGAAAGATGAGAAAGTAAAAGATTGCTTCTTGTATTGTGCATTATATCCTGAAGATTATGAAATTCATAAGGTTGAACTAATCGAGTGTTGGATTGCTGAGATATTCATAGACGAGATGGACACAAGACAAGAAATGGAAGATAAGGGCCTTACTATTTTGAAAAGGTTGGAAGATAACTGCTTGTTGGAAAATAATACCACTCAATTTGGtttaaatggtataaagatgCATGATGCAGTGAGAGACATGGCATTGTCGATCACAAGAATGAATCCTCGATATATGATACAAGCAGGTTCGCAATTAGAAGAGTTACCAGAAAAGGGGCAATGGAGTCCGGATATTGAGAAAGTGTCACTTATGTATAACTCCATATCAGAAATTTCCATAGATGTGCTGCCCACAAAATGTCAACTGCTCACAACCTTGTTATTGCAGCATAACCCTATAAAGAAGATTCCATATTCTTTCTTCTTAAACATGCCCTGTCTTTGTGTCCTAAATTTGTCCTATACAGAGATCGAGAGTTTACCAAATTCCATCTCTGAACTAAAGAACCTCACAACATTGTTGCTTTGTGATTGTGAAGAATTAAGAGATCTACCATGTCTTTCGATGCTTCAAGAATTGAAGAAGTTGGATCTAAGTTGGACTAAAATTGAGGAAGTCCCTGAAGGAATGGATATGCTGATAAAGCTAAGATATCTTGATCTTAGAGTGCACACTCTGAAAGAGATACCCGCTGGACTTTTACCAAAACTCGTTCACCTTCAACACTTGGGTTTTTATGAGAACAATGAAAAAACAAGTCTAAAAGCAGAGGAGTTGGAACCATTGATGAAGTTGGAATGCTTTACCGGACGTTTCGAAGATATCAATGAATTCAATAAGTTCATCTCCTCAATGAAACTAAGTAAGAAAAATCTCATCAAGTACCATTTACAGGTGGGCTCATCTTTTATGCTTGCTACAAGAGATAAAACAGTAACAATTGGAGGAGTCCAGAATTGGGAAGGTGAGTCAATTATGCACCCAATTGAAATTCAACAGTTGAATATTTCAAGTTGCAACTATTTGAGAAACTTAGTCGATGATAATTCTTCCTTCAAAAAAGTGATTGGCTTGAGGGTTTGGGTTTGTGAAGGGATAGAGTGTGTTGTTTCCCTGTCCTCTTTTGCCTCTTCTTCCACTCATCCATTTCAAAGCCTCGAGGTGTTAGATCTTGGAGATCTGCCAAAGTTGAGTGCCCTTATTATGAAAGATGCAGGAATTGGTTCAGCAACAACATCAACATCGGCTCCGTCTGCCACCTTTTCCCATCTTAAGGAAATTAGGATATACAAATGCCCAGGTATGAAGACGTTGCTTCCACATTGGTTGCTTCCAAACCTCCAAAGCCTGGAAGAAATACATGTGGGTGCTTGTAGTCAGCTAGTAGAAATATTGGGAGCAGCAACATCAAAAGTTGAAGAAAAAGAGAGTGATGCATTAATCAAATTCCATCTTTCCAAATTGAGAGTATTGAGACTAAATAAGTTACCAAATTTGAAGAGCATATGCAGCAAAAGTGGAGTGATGGTTTGTGATTCTCTCCAAGTTATCAAAGTTTTTGGAGATTGTGATAAACTGAAGAgaattcctccatttgttccccTTGTTGGCAATGGGCAGCCATTTGTATATGCTCCACCTTCTCTTAC
The genomic region above belongs to Gossypium hirsutum isolate 1008001.06 chromosome D05, Gossypium_hirsutum_v2.1, whole genome shotgun sequence and contains:
- the LOC107903575 gene encoding disease resistance protein At4g27190 — encoded protein: MEYVEPVVGIAICLGTPVCKYLQYHRKLNDYVRNFKRIRDELNCKMEDIELQLKAELLRPLGKIPKKGVENWLKDVKEMIREALLVENKVSNGRYLCRACNGKLVDVKTREMKEFLDKAPKASEGLAMDGPSGGLPLPTSELVGEEAVRNEIWACLMQEEVSKIGVWGMGGVGKTTIMKHIHNDLLKEQRFERVIWVTISKEFNVMKVQDNIASALKAKEYLDKEEDKVRRAAILSEMLKNAGKHVLILDDVWDKVSLEEVGIPKASGGNGCKLVLTTRSEHVCKYTGCKVIKVRPLSEEEALILFLSKVGPNIVQCPTIMPTLKLVVKECAGLPLTIVMVAGTMKGEYNPRIWKNALKDLKERIGKVEGVEAEVIERLKFSFDHLKDEKVKDCFLYCALYPEDYEIHKVELIECWIAEIFIDEMDTRQEMEDKGLTILKRLEDNCLLENNTTQFGLNGIKMHDAVRDMALSITRMNPRYMIQAGSQLEELPEKGQWSPDIEKVSLMYNSISEISIDVLPTKCQLLTTLLLQHNPIKKIPYSFFLNMPCLCVLNLSYTEIESLPNSISELKNLTTLLLCDCEELRDLPCLSMLQELKKLDLSWTKIEEVPEGMDMLIKLRYLDLRVHTLKEIPAGLLPKLVHLQHLGFYENNEKTSLKAEELEPLMKLECFTGRFEDINEFNKFISSMKLSKKNLIKYHLQVGSSFMLATRDKTVTIGGVQNWEGESIMHPIEIQQLNISSCNYLRNLVDDNSSFKKVIGLRVWVCEGIECVVSLSSFASSSTHPFQSLEVLDLGDLPKLSALIMKDAGIGSATTSTSAPSATFSHLKEIRIYKCPGMKTLLPHWLLPNLQSLEEIHVGACSQLVEILGAATSKVEEKESDALIKFHLSKLRVLRLNKLPNLKSICSKSGVMVCDSLQVIKVFGDCDKLKRIPPFVPLVGNGQPFVYAPPSLTITSDTEWWESLEWDDHPNFKNVLQPLWKLLSYPTYPTYPRCWRLL